Within the Streptomyces sp. R41 genome, the region GCGAGCAGTGACCTGAGGCCCAGTCCCTGCGCGGCACGGCCCACCGCTGCCATGAACCGGTCGTCGGCGGCCGTTGCCTGCCACTGGACTACCACGACATGCTGCGGTCCGTGCAGGTCGTGGCCGACCGCTTCCGCCCTGGCGTACGCGCCGCCCTCGTCGGCGCCGGTGAGCAGGTCGTCCACCAGCTCCCGGCGCATCCGCAGCTCGACCTCGGCCAGACTGCGGCGGTGGGCCAGTTCGAGGGCCAGGGCCGTGCACGCGTGTCCGAGGGCGAACTCCTCGGCCGAGCCCGCCGCGCCCGCGGGGTCGATGAGCGCGATGGCTCCGAGGACTTCGCCGTGATGGCGGGCCAGCCCGACGAGCCGGCCGTCACGGCGGACGGGGGTCACATCGCGCAGCGCGGCCCGCATGAGCTGCTCCCGCTGCGACGGATCGGGCTTGTCGCCGGTCTCGGCGGGTCCGGGCCCGGCCGAGGCGATCAGGTTCCCGAAACGATCCTCGATGCGGGTGGGCAGGCCGGTCAGTTCGTGCACGGCGTCGGCGATCCCCGCCTCCCCCTCGTCGGCGATGTAGGTCCGGTTGAGGACGTCATGCACGGTGCGCTGTCCCTCCAGCTCCGCCACGAGCGTGGTGAGCCTTTCATTGACCGCGTCCCGCTCCTCGATGGCCCGGAACAGCTGCCGGGCGTACTCGCGGTCGCGGCGGCGCGCGTCGGCGTTGGAGAGCGCGGCGCCGGTCGGCCGGGCAAGGGCGTACAGGAGGAAGTGTTCGTCGTCGGGCGGCGGCTTCGGTGCGCTGACGACGAGGTAGCCGCGGAGTTCGTCGGCGCATCGCAGGCCTGCCGCCCATCCCCAGCCGCCCTCCGCGAACTTGACGGCGCCGTCCTCGCCATCGAGTGCGGCCAGCTGGTCGGCCGGTTCGGGCATGTCCTGCCGCGGGTGACTGCCGAGGGACTCCACGCCCGGGCTGGCCGCCAGGGCGAAGTGTCCGTCCCGGAGCAGATAACAGCCCTCCGGCCGACAGCCTCCGAGACGCGGTACCTCCTCCATGGCCAGCTGGAGGATCTCCTCCCCCGAGCGCCCGTCGAACATGGTCATGGCAAGCGCGAAGAGGTTGTACAGGCTCGCCAGCTGCCGACGCCCCCAGGTGGCCGGGGCCGTGGTCGGCGCGTGACTGTAGAGCCCACCCGGTTCGTAGCTCTGGTCCGCGGCACCTGCGACGTCGTCCGCCATGCCAGGCATGGGGCAATACTAACTTTTGCCCTGTTCGACCGCTTGCCGAGCCGATGGCCGGAGCAGGGATCGCTGCCCGGCGGTGGTGTACATCTGTTCCCCTGTGCTCCGAGGCTGAGTCGAGGGCGGAATTTGGCCCCGTCGGGAGCAAGCGTCCTCCCTTGGTCCTGTAACAGGCTGGCAGGGACAGGAACGACGAACCACGAATCCGTGTTCGCACGGGGCTTTCGTGCACGCCGACAGCGACTGGCGGGGCGCTCGCCGACACCGAAGGCTCCGCGGGAGCGCGCGGACGACACGGCCCCTCACCTGAACACAGCCGCCACCACCGGGTGCGGGTGGATGCCTGGGTGGCAGGCAAAGGAGTTCCTCATGGCCAAGGCAGTCGGAATCGATCTGGGCACCACCAACTCCGTGATCGCCGTGTGGGAAGGCGGTGAAGCGACCGTCGTACCGAACGCCGAAGGCTCGCGTACGACGCCTTCCATCGTCGCCTTCGCCGAAGGGGGCGAACGTCTGGTGGGTCAGCTGGCCAGGCGCCAGGCGATCCTCAATCCCAAGGGCACCATCTACTCGGCCAAACGGTTCATCGGCCGGCATTACGACGAGATATCCGACGAGGCCAAGGCGGTGGCGTACGACGTCGTCGAGGGCGAGGGCGGCGTCGCCCGCTTCAAGGTGCGCGACAAGCTCTACGCGCCCGAGGAGATCAGCGC harbors:
- a CDS encoding PucR family transcriptional regulator; protein product: MPGMADDVAGAADQSYEPGGLYSHAPTTAPATWGRRQLASLYNLFALAMTMFDGRSGEEILQLAMEEVPRLGGCRPEGCYLLRDGHFALAASPGVESLGSHPRQDMPEPADQLAALDGEDGAVKFAEGGWGWAAGLRCADELRGYLVVSAPKPPPDDEHFLLYALARPTGAALSNADARRRDREYARQLFRAIEERDAVNERLTTLVAELEGQRTVHDVLNRTYIADEGEAGIADAVHELTGLPTRIEDRFGNLIASAGPGPAETGDKPDPSQREQLMRAALRDVTPVRRDGRLVGLARHHGEVLGAIALIDPAGAAGSAEEFALGHACTALALELAHRRSLAEVELRMRRELVDDLLTGADEGGAYARAEAVGHDLHGPQHVVVVQWQATAADDRFMAAVGRAAQGLGLRSLLARRADMAVLVVRGKPRDTGLYEAVAEELGSHQGAVGIGSPCETMADIPHSYDKAVRALNVRGQSQPPHGTTAYEELGLYRILDRGNDSHDVQLFVREWLGPLLDYDHAHHSDLVLTLTQYFDHGGNYDETAHALAVHRSTLRYRLQRIREVSGRRLDDVDSRFNLQVATRIWKVSGFAAEAGPTRRS